The following proteins are co-located in the Mus pahari chromosome 14, PAHARI_EIJ_v1.1, whole genome shotgun sequence genome:
- the LOC110332777 gene encoding immunity-related GTPase family M protein 1-like isoform X3 codes for MPTSRVAPLLTNMEEAVESLEDKQFEYFSDAVFIPKDDNTLSVEDIKRFETAVGRGKVVEVVSIVKEIIQNISKTTIKIAVTGDSGNGMSSFINALRLIGHEEEDSAPTGVVRTTKKPACYFSSRFPNVELWDLPGLGATAQSVESYLEEMQISTYDLIIIIASEQFSSNHVKLAKAMQGMRRRFYVVWTKLDRDLSTSASPEPQLLQSIQTNIRENLQQEKVKEPPMFLVSAFKPDLHDFPRLGETLQKDLPVIKYHGLFKTLYQIGEKAVNETVEFIKKRIDGDDLQRGLETLDPDNQTERREFNPDNLIEVRKAFQELFGVDDKSLYQVALKMENTHFKTSMESQETQSGWTLAWMYHSGRAFVSTGFDYVQCCFFSHHYRHTQQKRILDETAGKAKEVLSDILRDSIPYP; via the exons ATGCCTACATCCAGG GTTGCTCCATTGCTCACCAACATGGAAGAAGCAGTTGAGTCGCTTGAGGATAAACAATTTGAATACTTCTCCGATGCTGTATTCATTCCCAAAGACGACAATACTTTATCTGTAGAAGACATTAAGAGATTTGAGACTGCCGTGGGAAGAGGGAAGGTAGTGGAAGTGGTCTCTATAGTTAAAGAGATCATACAGAACATTTCTAAAACCACCATAAAGATCGCTGTGACTGGGGACTCTGGCAATGGCATGTCATCTTTCATCAATGCCCTTCGGCTCATTGGACATGAGGAGGAGGATTCAGCTCCCACTGGGGTGGTGAGGACCACCAAGAAACCAGCCTGCTACTTCTCCTCCCGCTTTCCCAATGTGGAGCTGTGGGACCTGCCTGGCTTAGGGGCCACAGCCCAGAGCGTGGAGAGCTACCTGGAGGAGATGCAGATCAGCACATACGACCTTATCATCATCATCGCTTCTGAGCAGTTCAGCTCAAATCATGTGAAGCTGGCCAAAGCCATgcaggggatgaggaggaggttCTATGTCGTCTGGACCAAGCTGGACAGGGACCTCAGCACAAGTGCCTCCCCTGAACCCCAGCTACTGCAGAGCATCCAAACGAATATCCGGGAGAATCTCCAGCAGGAGAAAGTGAAGGAACCCCCCATGTTCCTGGTATCTGCCTTTAAGCCTGACTTACACGACTTCCCAAGGCTTGGGGAGACACTACAAAAAGACCTCCCTGTCATCAAGTACCATGGCCTCTTCAAAACCCTTTACCAAATCGGTGAGAAAGCTGTCAATGAGACAGTAGAATTCATTAAAAAGAGAATAGATGGCGATGACCTACAAAGAGGGCTTGAAACCTTGGATCCAGATAaccagacagagagaagagagtttAATCCGGATAACCTGATAGAGGTTCGGAAAGCCTTCCAAGAACTCTTTGGTGTGGATGACAAATCTCTCTACCAGGTTGctctgaaaatggaaaatacacATTTCAAGACTAGCATGGAGTCCCAGGAGACCCAGAGTGGCTGGACACTGGCTTGGATGTATCACTCTGGAAGAGCATTTGTCTCTACAGGTTTTGACTATGTGCAGTGCTGCTTTTTCTCTCATCACTACAGACACACTCAACAGAAACGTATACTTGATGAAACTGCTGGCAAAGCCAAGGAAGTTCTGTCAGACATCCTGAGAGACTCCATTCCTTATCCTTAG
- the LOC110332777 gene encoding immunity-related GTPase family M protein 1-like isoform X1, protein MSTPEGQHSSLWKVAPLLTNMEEAVESLEDKQFEYFSDAVFIPKDDNTLSVEDIKRFETAVGRGKVVEVVSIVKEIIQNISKTTIKIAVTGDSGNGMSSFINALRLIGHEEEDSAPTGVVRTTKKPACYFSSRFPNVELWDLPGLGATAQSVESYLEEMQISTYDLIIIIASEQFSSNHVKLAKAMQGMRRRFYVVWTKLDRDLSTSASPEPQLLQSIQTNIRENLQQEKVKEPPMFLVSAFKPDLHDFPRLGETLQKDLPVIKYHGLFKTLYQIGEKAVNETVEFIKKRIDGDDLQRGLETLDPDNQTERREFNPDNLIEVRKAFQELFGVDDKSLYQVALKMENTHFKTSMESQETQSGWTLAWMYHSGRAFVSTGFDYVQCCFFSHHYRHTQQKRILDETAGKAKEVLSDILRDSIPYP, encoded by the exons ATGTCCACACCAGAAGGCCAACACTCTAGTCTGTGGAAG GTTGCTCCATTGCTCACCAACATGGAAGAAGCAGTTGAGTCGCTTGAGGATAAACAATTTGAATACTTCTCCGATGCTGTATTCATTCCCAAAGACGACAATACTTTATCTGTAGAAGACATTAAGAGATTTGAGACTGCCGTGGGAAGAGGGAAGGTAGTGGAAGTGGTCTCTATAGTTAAAGAGATCATACAGAACATTTCTAAAACCACCATAAAGATCGCTGTGACTGGGGACTCTGGCAATGGCATGTCATCTTTCATCAATGCCCTTCGGCTCATTGGACATGAGGAGGAGGATTCAGCTCCCACTGGGGTGGTGAGGACCACCAAGAAACCAGCCTGCTACTTCTCCTCCCGCTTTCCCAATGTGGAGCTGTGGGACCTGCCTGGCTTAGGGGCCACAGCCCAGAGCGTGGAGAGCTACCTGGAGGAGATGCAGATCAGCACATACGACCTTATCATCATCATCGCTTCTGAGCAGTTCAGCTCAAATCATGTGAAGCTGGCCAAAGCCATgcaggggatgaggaggaggttCTATGTCGTCTGGACCAAGCTGGACAGGGACCTCAGCACAAGTGCCTCCCCTGAACCCCAGCTACTGCAGAGCATCCAAACGAATATCCGGGAGAATCTCCAGCAGGAGAAAGTGAAGGAACCCCCCATGTTCCTGGTATCTGCCTTTAAGCCTGACTTACACGACTTCCCAAGGCTTGGGGAGACACTACAAAAAGACCTCCCTGTCATCAAGTACCATGGCCTCTTCAAAACCCTTTACCAAATCGGTGAGAAAGCTGTCAATGAGACAGTAGAATTCATTAAAAAGAGAATAGATGGCGATGACCTACAAAGAGGGCTTGAAACCTTGGATCCAGATAaccagacagagagaagagagtttAATCCGGATAACCTGATAGAGGTTCGGAAAGCCTTCCAAGAACTCTTTGGTGTGGATGACAAATCTCTCTACCAGGTTGctctgaaaatggaaaatacacATTTCAAGACTAGCATGGAGTCCCAGGAGACCCAGAGTGGCTGGACACTGGCTTGGATGTATCACTCTGGAAGAGCATTTGTCTCTACAGGTTTTGACTATGTGCAGTGCTGCTTTTTCTCTCATCACTACAGACACACTCAACAGAAACGTATACTTGATGAAACTGCTGGCAAAGCCAAGGAAGTTCTGTCAGACATCCTGAGAGACTCCATTCCTTATCCTTAG
- the LOC110332777 gene encoding immunity-related GTPase family M protein 1-like isoform X2, with protein sequence MLGIELTSYERTVAPLLTNMEEAVESLEDKQFEYFSDAVFIPKDDNTLSVEDIKRFETAVGRGKVVEVVSIVKEIIQNISKTTIKIAVTGDSGNGMSSFINALRLIGHEEEDSAPTGVVRTTKKPACYFSSRFPNVELWDLPGLGATAQSVESYLEEMQISTYDLIIIIASEQFSSNHVKLAKAMQGMRRRFYVVWTKLDRDLSTSASPEPQLLQSIQTNIRENLQQEKVKEPPMFLVSAFKPDLHDFPRLGETLQKDLPVIKYHGLFKTLYQIGEKAVNETVEFIKKRIDGDDLQRGLETLDPDNQTERREFNPDNLIEVRKAFQELFGVDDKSLYQVALKMENTHFKTSMESQETQSGWTLAWMYHSGRAFVSTGFDYVQCCFFSHHYRHTQQKRILDETAGKAKEVLSDILRDSIPYP encoded by the exons atgctgggaatcgaactgaCATCTTATGAAAGAACA GTTGCTCCATTGCTCACCAACATGGAAGAAGCAGTTGAGTCGCTTGAGGATAAACAATTTGAATACTTCTCCGATGCTGTATTCATTCCCAAAGACGACAATACTTTATCTGTAGAAGACATTAAGAGATTTGAGACTGCCGTGGGAAGAGGGAAGGTAGTGGAAGTGGTCTCTATAGTTAAAGAGATCATACAGAACATTTCTAAAACCACCATAAAGATCGCTGTGACTGGGGACTCTGGCAATGGCATGTCATCTTTCATCAATGCCCTTCGGCTCATTGGACATGAGGAGGAGGATTCAGCTCCCACTGGGGTGGTGAGGACCACCAAGAAACCAGCCTGCTACTTCTCCTCCCGCTTTCCCAATGTGGAGCTGTGGGACCTGCCTGGCTTAGGGGCCACAGCCCAGAGCGTGGAGAGCTACCTGGAGGAGATGCAGATCAGCACATACGACCTTATCATCATCATCGCTTCTGAGCAGTTCAGCTCAAATCATGTGAAGCTGGCCAAAGCCATgcaggggatgaggaggaggttCTATGTCGTCTGGACCAAGCTGGACAGGGACCTCAGCACAAGTGCCTCCCCTGAACCCCAGCTACTGCAGAGCATCCAAACGAATATCCGGGAGAATCTCCAGCAGGAGAAAGTGAAGGAACCCCCCATGTTCCTGGTATCTGCCTTTAAGCCTGACTTACACGACTTCCCAAGGCTTGGGGAGACACTACAAAAAGACCTCCCTGTCATCAAGTACCATGGCCTCTTCAAAACCCTTTACCAAATCGGTGAGAAAGCTGTCAATGAGACAGTAGAATTCATTAAAAAGAGAATAGATGGCGATGACCTACAAAGAGGGCTTGAAACCTTGGATCCAGATAaccagacagagagaagagagtttAATCCGGATAACCTGATAGAGGTTCGGAAAGCCTTCCAAGAACTCTTTGGTGTGGATGACAAATCTCTCTACCAGGTTGctctgaaaatggaaaatacacATTTCAAGACTAGCATGGAGTCCCAGGAGACCCAGAGTGGCTGGACACTGGCTTGGATGTATCACTCTGGAAGAGCATTTGTCTCTACAGGTTTTGACTATGTGCAGTGCTGCTTTTTCTCTCATCACTACAGACACACTCAACAGAAACGTATACTTGATGAAACTGCTGGCAAAGCCAAGGAAGTTCTGTCAGACATCCTGAGAGACTCCATTCCTTATCCTTAG
- the LOC110332777 gene encoding immunity-related GTPase family M protein 1-like isoform X4, whose product MEEAVESLEDKQFEYFSDAVFIPKDDNTLSVEDIKRFETAVGRGKVVEVVSIVKEIIQNISKTTIKIAVTGDSGNGMSSFINALRLIGHEEEDSAPTGVVRTTKKPACYFSSRFPNVELWDLPGLGATAQSVESYLEEMQISTYDLIIIIASEQFSSNHVKLAKAMQGMRRRFYVVWTKLDRDLSTSASPEPQLLQSIQTNIRENLQQEKVKEPPMFLVSAFKPDLHDFPRLGETLQKDLPVIKYHGLFKTLYQIGEKAVNETVEFIKKRIDGDDLQRGLETLDPDNQTERREFNPDNLIEVRKAFQELFGVDDKSLYQVALKMENTHFKTSMESQETQSGWTLAWMYHSGRAFVSTGFDYVQCCFFSHHYRHTQQKRILDETAGKAKEVLSDILRDSIPYP is encoded by the coding sequence ATGGAAGAAGCAGTTGAGTCGCTTGAGGATAAACAATTTGAATACTTCTCCGATGCTGTATTCATTCCCAAAGACGACAATACTTTATCTGTAGAAGACATTAAGAGATTTGAGACTGCCGTGGGAAGAGGGAAGGTAGTGGAAGTGGTCTCTATAGTTAAAGAGATCATACAGAACATTTCTAAAACCACCATAAAGATCGCTGTGACTGGGGACTCTGGCAATGGCATGTCATCTTTCATCAATGCCCTTCGGCTCATTGGACATGAGGAGGAGGATTCAGCTCCCACTGGGGTGGTGAGGACCACCAAGAAACCAGCCTGCTACTTCTCCTCCCGCTTTCCCAATGTGGAGCTGTGGGACCTGCCTGGCTTAGGGGCCACAGCCCAGAGCGTGGAGAGCTACCTGGAGGAGATGCAGATCAGCACATACGACCTTATCATCATCATCGCTTCTGAGCAGTTCAGCTCAAATCATGTGAAGCTGGCCAAAGCCATgcaggggatgaggaggaggttCTATGTCGTCTGGACCAAGCTGGACAGGGACCTCAGCACAAGTGCCTCCCCTGAACCCCAGCTACTGCAGAGCATCCAAACGAATATCCGGGAGAATCTCCAGCAGGAGAAAGTGAAGGAACCCCCCATGTTCCTGGTATCTGCCTTTAAGCCTGACTTACACGACTTCCCAAGGCTTGGGGAGACACTACAAAAAGACCTCCCTGTCATCAAGTACCATGGCCTCTTCAAAACCCTTTACCAAATCGGTGAGAAAGCTGTCAATGAGACAGTAGAATTCATTAAAAAGAGAATAGATGGCGATGACCTACAAAGAGGGCTTGAAACCTTGGATCCAGATAaccagacagagagaagagagtttAATCCGGATAACCTGATAGAGGTTCGGAAAGCCTTCCAAGAACTCTTTGGTGTGGATGACAAATCTCTCTACCAGGTTGctctgaaaatggaaaatacacATTTCAAGACTAGCATGGAGTCCCAGGAGACCCAGAGTGGCTGGACACTGGCTTGGATGTATCACTCTGGAAGAGCATTTGTCTCTACAGGTTTTGACTATGTGCAGTGCTGCTTTTTCTCTCATCACTACAGACACACTCAACAGAAACGTATACTTGATGAAACTGCTGGCAAAGCCAAGGAAGTTCTGTCAGACATCCTGAGAGACTCCATTCCTTATCCTTAG